The Flammeovirga pectinis genomic interval AATATTATATCTCCTATTACAGGCATAGTTTTACAAAAATTTGCAGAAAGAGGTGAAATGACTGGTACTGGAAGACCATTGTATAAAATTGCAAACCTGTCTACTATTAAGGTGAAAGCTTACGCGACTGCAACCCAATTAAATGGAGTAAAAATTGGTCAAAAAGTAACTGTTTTAACAGACGGAAAAGAAGGCACTTTAAATCAAACACAAGGTGTTGTGGAGTGGATTTCTAACAAAGCAGAGTTTACACCCAAAACAATTCAAACTAAAGAAGAAAGAGTTAGCCTTATCTATGCTTTTAAAGTAAAGGTTCAAAATAAAGACGGGTTATATAGAATTGGAATGCCTGCTGAGATCAACTTCTAAACAACAATTATTATGTCAGTTATAGAAGTTAAAGACCTTAAAAAATCCTATGGTAAAAAAGACATTGTAGAAGCATTAAAGGGGATTTCTTTTAATGTAGAGCAAAATGAAATCTTTGGATTAATAGGGCCCGATGGAGCAGGTAAAACTACCTTAATTAGAATATTAGCTTCGTTAATGGTTGCTGATAGCGGCTCTGCTACTGTAATAGGAAAAGACCCTAAGGTAGATTACCAATATATTAGAAATAACATTGGATACATGCCGGGTAGATTCTCTCTCTATGAAGATTTGAGTGTAAAAGAGAACTTAGAATTTTTTGCTACAACTTTTGGTACTACAATAGCCAAGAGTTATGATTTAATTAAAGACATCTATCAACAAATAGAACCTTTTAACGATCGTAAAGCCGGAGATCTTTCAGGAGGCATGAAACAAAAATTAGCACTTTGTGCTGCAATGATTCACTATCCTAAAGTCTTATTTTTAGATGAGCCTACTACAGGTGTAGACCCTGTTTCTAGAAAAGAATTTTGGAACATTATTAAAGGATTAAACAAACATAATATCACAATAGTGGTCTCTACTCCTTACATGGATGAAGCAGATTTATGTGATAAAGTAGCATTAATGAACAATGGTGAAATTCTTGGAATTGACACGCCTGAAAATGTAGCGGCATCATTTAATAAGAAACTTTATGCCGTTGAAGTAGGTGGCTCTAATTATCATCTTATAAAATCTTTAAGAAAATATGAGTTTATGGACAGTGTTTTCCCTTTTGGTGAGCTACTGCACTATACAGATAAGAGAGCCACTGATATAAAAGGTGATCTTAAAGATTTTCTTGAAAAAGAAGGGTATAAAAATATCTTTATTCAAGAAATTAAGTCGAATACAGAAGATGTATTTATTCGTTTGATGAACGCTCAAAAGAAATAGATAATGGAGACTGAAAATAAAATTATATCAGCCAATAAGTTAACCAAGAAATTTGGGGATTTTAAGGCGGTAAATGAAATCACTTTTGATGTAAAAAAAGGTGAGATATTTGGTTTTCTAGGCGCTAATGGTGCAGGAAAAAGTACAGCTATGAAAATGCTTACAGGACTCCTATCACCCACTTCTGGAGAAGCTACCGTTGCAGGTTTTGATGTATTTACACAACAAGAAGAAATTAAAAAGAATATTGGCTATATGAGTCAGAAATTCTCTTTATATGACGATCTAACTCTACTGGAAAACATTCATTTCTTTGGTGGAATTTATGGTTTATCAAAAGATGAATTGAAGGAAAGGAGTAGTGATATGATCCAAAGACTTGGTTTATCTGATGTATCTCATAAATTACTTAAAGAAGTACCTCTTGGATGGAAGCAAAAAATTGCATTTTCTGTGGCTACTTTACATCACCCTAAAGTTGTTTTCCTAGACGAACCTACTGGAGGTGTTGACCCTATTACCAGAAGGCAATTTTGGGAATTAATATATGAGGCAAGCGATTCTGGAACTACTGTTTTTGTTACCACACATTATATGGATGAAGCAGAATACTGTAATAGAATATCTATGATGGTGGAAGGAAGAATTGCAGGTTATGGATCTCCTAAGGAATTAAAAAAGGAATTTAATGCCAAAAATATGGATGAGGTTTTTGTAAAAATTGCACGTGGTGATAATTACACTATCAAATAAAATATCATGGGTAGATTAGGTGGAATTATAAAAAAAGAGTTTTATCATATTTTTAGAGATAAACGTACATTATTGATCCTGTTTGGTATTCCGATAGTACAGATTATTCTATTTGGCTTTGCGATATCAAATGAAATTAAAAATGTAAAGATTGCTGTGTTAGACATGGCTAAGGATGGACATAGTCAGAAAATCACAGAAAAAATACTATCAACTTCATATTTTGATTTAGATAAATATCTTA includes:
- a CDS encoding ABC transporter ATP-binding protein; the encoded protein is MSVIEVKDLKKSYGKKDIVEALKGISFNVEQNEIFGLIGPDGAGKTTLIRILASLMVADSGSATVIGKDPKVDYQYIRNNIGYMPGRFSLYEDLSVKENLEFFATTFGTTIAKSYDLIKDIYQQIEPFNDRKAGDLSGGMKQKLALCAAMIHYPKVLFLDEPTTGVDPVSRKEFWNIIKGLNKHNITIVVSTPYMDEADLCDKVALMNNGEILGIDTPENVAASFNKKLYAVEVGGSNYHLIKSLRKYEFMDSVFPFGELLHYTDKRATDIKGDLKDFLEKEGYKNIFIQEIKSNTEDVFIRLMNAQKK
- a CDS encoding ABC transporter ATP-binding protein, with translation METENKIISANKLTKKFGDFKAVNEITFDVKKGEIFGFLGANGAGKSTAMKMLTGLLSPTSGEATVAGFDVFTQQEEIKKNIGYMSQKFSLYDDLTLLENIHFFGGIYGLSKDELKERSSDMIQRLGLSDVSHKLLKEVPLGWKQKIAFSVATLHHPKVVFLDEPTGGVDPITRRQFWELIYEASDSGTTVFVTTHYMDEAEYCNRISMMVEGRIAGYGSPKELKKEFNAKNMDEVFVKIARGDNYTIK